One Enterococcus silesiacus genomic window carries:
- a CDS encoding geranylgeranyl pyrophosphate synthase, producing the protein MNIHPMWKTYPELAKELNNTLMLMENSVNLKNKDVEEAVLSMIHSGGKLLRPAYQLLFSQFGEKREPKKAVALAAAIELLHTATLIHDDIVDDADIRRSLPTIRSQFGNSTAVYAGDYLFVSCFKLLADYSSSLKSIQLNSRSMEKILSGELGQMDNRYNLEMTINQYLENISGKTAELFSLSCFVGAYESGTSERFAKNCGKIGENIGIAFQIIDDVLDYTQTPEQIGKPVLEDVRQGIYSLPLLYALEEGREALLPYLEKGEALTDTETNKVYELVHSFNGVAKAQKLAEKYTQQALKGINKLPETSTDAKNQLLVITQAILARTN; encoded by the coding sequence ATGAACATTCATCCAATGTGGAAAACATATCCTGAATTAGCTAAAGAATTGAACAACACGCTAATGCTGATGGAAAATAGTGTCAATTTAAAAAACAAAGACGTTGAAGAGGCTGTCTTATCGATGATTCATTCCGGCGGCAAACTTTTACGGCCAGCGTATCAACTTTTATTTTCACAATTCGGAGAAAAAAGAGAGCCAAAAAAAGCTGTTGCGTTAGCTGCTGCTATTGAATTATTGCATACCGCAACTTTGATTCATGATGATATTGTAGATGATGCAGATATCAGACGCAGTCTACCTACGATTCGTTCTCAATTTGGCAATAGTACCGCTGTCTACGCTGGTGACTATTTGTTTGTCAGCTGTTTTAAACTATTAGCTGACTACTCTTCTTCTTTAAAAAGTATCCAGCTGAATTCCAGAAGTATGGAAAAAATATTGAGCGGTGAATTAGGCCAAATGGATAACCGCTACAATCTTGAGATGACGATCAATCAATACCTTGAAAATATTTCTGGAAAAACGGCTGAACTTTTTTCACTTAGCTGTTTTGTAGGAGCTTACGAAAGTGGAACTTCAGAACGTTTTGCTAAAAACTGCGGGAAAATCGGAGAAAATATTGGTATTGCCTTTCAAATTATCGATGATGTTTTAGATTACACACAAACACCTGAACAAATCGGCAAACCAGTGTTAGAGGATGTCCGACAAGGTATCTATTCACTGCCGCTCTTATATGCTTTAGAAGAAGGACGTGAGGCTTTACTTCCTTATCTTGAAAAAGGCGAGGCGCTAACAGATACCGAAACAAATAAAGTCTATGAACTTGTCCACTCCTTCAACGGAGTTGCTAAAGCACAAAAACTTGCTGAAAAGTATACCCAACAAGCGTTAAAAGGGATCAACAAGTTGCCTGAAACATCTACAGATGCTAAAAATCAGTTGCTCGTGATCACACAAGCAATCCTTGCTCGCACAAATTAA
- a CDS encoding heptaprenyl diphosphate synthase, which translates to MSKTQKDIYISMLVAQGLVLGLIENMIPSPFSFAPGTKLGLANLITIIAIFTMRKRESFLLVCMRLALTTFLGGTIMTLAFSVCGAFLSYFGMLTLKQLGPKRVSIIGISAAGGFLHNVGQLLAMCFFSQSWLMMSYLPFLSFFGILSGTAIGITANYLLRHVRTMQQFQLNYERTSNQKWSQYFQ; encoded by the coding sequence ATGAGTAAAACACAAAAAGATATCTATATATCCATGTTGGTAGCCCAAGGCCTTGTTTTAGGCTTGATTGAAAATATGATTCCTTCTCCCTTCTCATTTGCCCCTGGTACCAAATTAGGCCTAGCAAATTTAATTACGATCATCGCTATTTTTACAATGAGAAAAAGAGAAAGTTTTCTTTTAGTTTGTATGCGTTTGGCGCTAACTACTTTTTTGGGTGGAACAATCATGACTTTAGCTTTTAGTGTCTGCGGTGCTTTCCTTAGTTATTTTGGCATGCTTACACTCAAACAGTTAGGTCCAAAGCGTGTCAGTATTATCGGAATCAGTGCAGCCGGTGGTTTTTTACATAATGTAGGTCAGTTACTAGCCATGTGCTTCTTTTCCCAATCCTGGTTAATGATGTCCTATCTACCATTTCTATCTTTTTTCGGTATTCTTTCTGGTACTGCTATAGGTATCACTGCCAATTATCTATTGCGTCATGTGCGCACTATGCAGCAGTTTCAATTAAATTATGAGCGTACCTCAAACCAAAAATGGAGCCAATATTTTCAGTAA
- a CDS encoding glutathione reductase, whose product MVKQYDYIVIGGGSGGIASANRAGMHGAKVLLIEAADIGGTCVNVGCVPKKVMWQASSMMEMMKRDTEGYGFDVDVKAFSFNKLVQNRETYISNLHAAYHRGLDSNKVEVLSEYATFIDDHTIEAGGEIYTAPHILIATGGRPKKLGIPGEEYAIDSNGFFALEELPKRVVFVGAGYIAAELAGTIHGLGAETHWAFRKERPLREFDEMLSEKVVEHYIEDGMHVYPHSTPRSIEKFESGELMITFENGTKITADSIVFGTGRQPNTDTLGLENTHIELTDKGYVKVDKFQNTTQSGVYAVGDVIGKIDLTPVAIAAGRRLSERLFNGKENEHLDYETIPTVVFTHPPVATVGLTEAAAEEKYGDENIKIYQSSFTPMYFALGEYRQKCDMKLVCVGEEEKIVGLHGIGLGVDEMLQGFAVAIKMGATKKDFDNTVAIHPTGSEEFVTMR is encoded by the coding sequence ATGGTAAAACAATATGATTATATTGTAATTGGAGGCGGTAGTGGCGGAATTGCTTCTGCTAATCGTGCAGGTATGCATGGGGCTAAGGTTTTATTGATTGAAGCCGCAGATATTGGCGGAACGTGTGTCAATGTTGGCTGTGTGCCTAAAAAAGTAATGTGGCAAGCAAGTTCAATGATGGAAATGATGAAGCGTGATACAGAAGGATATGGATTTGACGTAGATGTGAAAGCATTTAGTTTTAACAAACTCGTTCAAAATCGTGAAACCTACATCAGTAACTTACATGCAGCCTATCACCGCGGATTAGATAGTAACAAAGTAGAAGTTTTATCTGAATATGCAACATTTATTGATGATCACACAATCGAAGCAGGTGGCGAAATTTACACAGCACCACATATTTTGATTGCGACTGGCGGACGTCCCAAAAAGTTGGGCATTCCTGGTGAAGAATATGCGATAGATTCTAATGGCTTTTTTGCTTTAGAAGAACTGCCGAAGCGAGTTGTATTTGTCGGTGCAGGTTATATAGCGGCCGAACTTGCTGGAACGATCCATGGTTTAGGTGCTGAAACGCATTGGGCATTTAGAAAAGAGCGTCCATTACGAGAATTTGATGAAATGCTTTCTGAAAAAGTCGTTGAGCATTATATTGAAGATGGTATGCATGTTTATCCGCATTCAACACCTCGTTCGATTGAGAAGTTTGAATCTGGAGAGCTAATGATCACCTTTGAAAATGGGACTAAAATTACAGCGGATAGTATTGTGTTTGGAACTGGACGACAACCTAATACTGATACTTTAGGTTTAGAAAATACTCATATTGAGTTAACAGATAAAGGCTACGTAAAAGTTGATAAATTCCAAAATACAACGCAATCTGGCGTATATGCTGTTGGCGATGTCATCGGTAAAATAGATTTGACTCCTGTGGCCATTGCAGCAGGAAGAAGGCTATCAGAACGTTTATTCAATGGGAAAGAAAACGAGCACTTGGACTATGAAACAATTCCTACTGTGGTCTTTACACATCCGCCAGTTGCGACAGTCGGATTAACTGAAGCTGCCGCAGAAGAAAAATATGGCGATGAGAATATCAAGATTTATCAATCAAGTTTTACGCCAATGTATTTTGCACTAGGAGAATATCGTCAAAAGTGCGATATGAAATTAGTGTGTGTTGGTGAAGAGGAGAAAATCGTTGGACTTCACGGGATCGGTTTAGGTGTGGATGAAATGCTGCAAGGATTTGCAGTAGCTATCAAAATGGGCGCTACGAAGAAGGACTTTGATAATACAGTAGCGATTCATCCGACAGGATCAGAAGAATTTGTAACAATGAGATAA